One Myotis daubentonii chromosome 17, mMyoDau2.1, whole genome shotgun sequence genomic window, agtgtttagcagcatccctggtctctagtCACTAGATGTTCCTCCCCCAGTGGTGACAATCAAAAAAAGTCTCCAGACATTACCAATTGTCTCCTGATGGCAGAATTGCCCCTGGTTGACAATCACTGGCTTAGAGGAGCTAATTATTTGGAACTATTTTAACCTTCAGAAGTTATGATATACAGAGTTTAAATTATTAGATGACAAATACAAAGTAAgcatattcaaatatttaaatctaTTGTTTCCTAAGTTGTGAATCTTGTAAAATTAATCACAGAAGGTGCAAACTGCATGATGGCTCCTTAAAGTACCTCTAGTATGAGTATTTAAGGGAGAAATTAGTAACATTTCCTAGTTTTTATTGGATGATACTTTGGAACTCAAAAGCTAAGCCAAGTTGTAGAAGAGAAAAGCCAAtccaacaaaaataaatccatttaaTTCAATTCAGTACATTGAATATGTAGAAAAATTAATGAAGGGACTAGGCAGCTTGGAAATTAGAAAGATTTgataaaataatggaaatagcAAGGATTTTTCTCACATAAGCATGGAAATCTGTTTGTAGAATGAAGTAAGCTAGTACCACAGAGGGGTTATTTACCTCTCATTCCCTATTTCTCAGGGACAATAAGTTTCCAGCCCAAAGAGAAGGAAGGTTTATGCAATGTTATTCTAAGAAATATTTATCAACCCTTCCTTTCTGTCGTTTTGAAGTTAGATTGACTCtgaattttatttacttcattctATCTGTTAGTCTTATAATTCCCGTGTCAGCATCTGGGGCCAGCATGGTGAAATTCTCAACAGTAGAACAAAACTCCTGTCATCATTATGACATTTGGCATTGGCCTGGCAGATTATACTTTGTATGTTTCCACTGGTATTAATAAGGCCAACTTTTTTACTTAGATGGATAAGTCTTTCTTTGTAAAAAGTTCTACCAATTATAAAAGAGGGAAGTCCTATTCAGCAAGGCCATTAAATAAAGCCTCCAAAGACATTGAGAAACTTTACTTCTGTCATCCttggatttcttttgttaaaGAACTTTAAAGGCTAAGCTACCTGAGAGAATGGCTTGTACCTGACTTTCTCACTGAGATGCATGCAAAGACCCAACCAATATGTATGTGAAGAATGACAAGTTTTTCTTTGTGCAGTTGGCTCTCCAGAACACTTGACAGTTGGCAAAGGGAGACTTGGATCCAGGTGTCCAAGTCCACTTATTTCCAGAATATTAGCAACGAAAGAACACCATGGGCTCCCTGCCCAAACACCTTCACTTAGGATATTGTAGAATTTGGTGCGGAGTTGCATGCCATTTAAAAAGAGCAGTATAGTAAGaaagcacttttttttaaaaaaaaattagccctcTTTGTAAGTTGGTTCCTAAGATGTTGTCACTGCAACACTGGGGGTGGCATTTACTATGTGAAGGTTTTCTGCCTGTGGTTTCCCACCTCCTCTTTTTTTCTGCCAGCCCTTCATCATTTTTATTGGTCAATGCATCATTAATCCCTTTGGAAGAGGCAAGAGATAAAATGAGAACCAAACCACTTTGCTCTTTGCCCCCACCTCTGGATTTGATATGAAGTGGGAGGTTCACATTTTTAATAACCGAAGTTTATTAACTTCCCACAGCTTCATTTGTCCCGTTCACATTTGTTACCTCGCATAAGCCAGAACTGGCCTGGAAAAGCCACATTAGAACATTGAAGTCTAAATCTGTTCAACTAGCTTACACTAGATGGAGGTATTTTCATATGCAAATGCACTGTAATGTATGATTTATCCATGAATAATAGAGCCAAGGGTTTGAAGGTATTTAGTTTTAATAGCATCTTTAGTTGTTGACTGATTCAAGTTTGCTTACCCGTGATTTCTCCAAATTTGTCAAGTATTTTTTCACCATGAAATAAGATGCCCTTGCAGTCACCCTTCCCTGAAATTGTAACAACCagactcttaaaactcaacagttTAAGCAAATGGTATATCATCTTCCATTTACTGTGTAGCTTAACTGCAGACTTACGCTTTTGAGTCAGTGGCCAACTTTATTACCACCTTCAAGAGTTTATATAATGCTGTAAATTTTTATCTCTCAGGGTTAGCATACTTATGAGTTGCTTCACAATTATGATTCAGGAAAGAAAGAACTTAGATAGCTACCGATTAGAATTTAACAACGTAGCAGTCAATGGGTACTGATTTTGGAGAATGATATCACAGCAGTTACACAAGGGCTATCTCATTGCTTTTCCGGGATAATTGTGTGAAGAATATGTAGGCAACGAGACCTAATGCCATTGTAGCTCACTCAGGACTAATGAAcaccctcccttctttccttccctctcacaTTTTGGAAATGTTTTGTAGGTAACAGAAAACAAGCTTGTGTTTGTATTACTGGGAGGGGAGACCGCCTAAGGGGCTAACTGAAGTTTTGTTCTGTCTGTGTAATGAAGTGAAAAATGAGAATGCTTGAAGTTTGGTACAGCATTAATAGTAAAAACTTAGCGCCAGAGCAGTTAAAACTAAGTGAAAAGTCTTTCCAAAACTTTGTTAAGAGGGTATCTGCTGTGAAAGTATTTGAGAAGAAGGTGCTAAATGGTTTGGTATTTTCTGTAGGAACCCCAGAGCGAAATACGGTTTGCAAAAGATGTCCAGATGGGTTCTTCTCCAATGAGACGTCCTCTACAGCACCCTGTAGAAAACACACCGACTGCAGTGCATTTGGTCTCCTTCTGACTCAGAAAGGAAATGCAACGCACGACAATATATGTTCCGGAAACAGTGACTTGACGCACAGATGTGGAATAGGTAATTATCGATCAGAACACCAGCCTTCGTGCCATCTCTGAGTTGAGTACAAGACCCTCTGGCCACCTTCTTAGTCAAACTCATATTTCCCCTTTCTTGAGTTTTAATCAGCTCTTCTATTCCAAGACTATTCTCTGTCCATATGGCTAAAGCCACAACTCAAAGTCCTTCAAAAAGTCCTCATCTCTCATAGATCATGCTTTAAACCctgaattttttccttttctactcTACTCAAATCTTACCCATGAAGAAAGGGTGGTATAAAGATTATGTCTGAGGCCCAATGAGCAGAGTTCAAATTGCAGAATTtttttgctttgcatttttatcacttttaaaaatacctgtaTTATTAGCCAAAGTGTAAACTGGCAACTAAGAAGCACAATGACTAATTGAttacatattagaaaaataaaaactggctTTGCTACCTATGGTAATACTGTGTCTATCACATCGACGTTCCAGGTTCCTCTTGTCTTGAACTTTTTATTCAGGAAGGGCCACTAGCTCGGAGCTCAAGTTATCTGAATGCATCCCATGTCAGTGATGTCACTAATCAGATTGGTGTCCTCTCCCTGTCACTCCTACCACTAGACTAATCTCACACCTTCTACCGAGGACTCATTACACCAAGGATAATCTGCTTTTAGCATTTAGCTAAACAATGTCATGAACCAGCTTGACTCTCCCCAAGCATCTATTTGTATGACACAGAAGCGTATCAAGCATAGAAATGTGGATTGGGAGATTTAAGATTCCAACCCAGTCCCAACATATTTTCACTGTAATCAAAATCTTAGACAAGTCATTTAGCTGCTCTGCTTTCTTATCTAAAAATGGAATAAAGGAAGGGATAGTAAGAGGAGTGACTTCTAACTTTATCATTCtctttaatacatttaaatttttatttttgtcattcatTGAATACTTACTATCTGCCAGATTCTTTGCTATATGGCCTTTAATCTTTACAAAAACATGGTTAAGGTTGCTCAAGTTCAATATAGGACAtgaatggcagagccaggattcaaacccaggcctgatgcatcCAAAGATAAACTCTTAACTCCTGGGATATACTGACCCTACCCAGACATTCAGGCCATTACACCTCTTTTCTAAATgacatgttttgtttgttgttgttttgtgtgtgtgtgtgtgtgtgtgtgtgtgtgtgtgtgtgagagagagagagagacttttttCTCATGTAATACGTGCttatatgtttacatatattcTAATTCTCAAAGGTAAactatgtgtttgtgtatgtataaTACACTATTCCAGATTACTTTCAAGCCCCTTTCAAAGCAATGCTTTCATTTGTTTTGGCCCTTATCTCAAAGTATTCTGTGGGCTCGAGGAACACCTTTAACAGAatgttaataattatattaaatcatACAATTTTTGCTGTCATTTGTTTATAGCAACATTAAGttcttattaaacatttattaaactttCTCCTCCAAAACACTCTAAAAGAACATTAGAAAGGACATAAGCCCAGTTGTATTGGCAGTTTCCACTTAGACCAGGCAACAGAAGGTTGATTTGattcaaaatttttgttttaacatattatatttttttaaaaaactcaattgtgttggttttaaaattttggattttGTCCAATAGATTTCCAGGAATCCAATTGTTGAGTAAATCTTGGTTTTCCCACCTTCCTTTAGATGTTACCCTGTGTGAGGAGGCATTCTTCAGGTTTGCTGTTCCTACCAAGTTCACCCCTAACTGGCTCAGTGTCCTGGTGGACAATTTGCCTGGCACCAAAGTAAATGCAGAGAGTGTGGAGAGGATAAAAAGACGACACAGCTCACAAGAACAGACCTTCCAGCTGCTGAAGTTATGGAAACATCAAAACAAAGACCAGGATATGGTCAAGAAGATCATCCAAGGTATGATAACCTGAAATAAAGAAGTCGATCCGAAATCAAAGATACCCTTTAATCATAGGGTTAGTTGTGTGgatgatgttttctttttgtaattattGTTGAATTGAAGGAGTTTTACGATGATGTAGATGCTGTTTCTAGAGCAGTCACACAGGGTTTTATTCTCAATCCCCCCACTGGTCCCTCTCGTTCTTTATCGAGTGTATAAAGAAGCCACAATGCATTTCAAGTGCAGGGCTAGACCTCAGGAAATCTGCCTTTACATCCCTCAGCAGTTTTATTAGCATCCTCTCTGACCTTCTTGGAAGTTCTTTAACCATTTTGAATCTTACCTTGCATTTCTACGTAGACGCTCTGTTGTATTTATTTGGTAATTCTCTCTAGAGAGCCTCCCAGTGCCTTACAGATAGCCTctcattaatcctcacaacataGCCTATTTTAAAATTACCATTTTAATAGCATATGTTGTAAGGATTAATGAGATAAGATCTGTAAAGTATTTGACTTTATCGGAGAAAAGGGCTAGTTAAAACCATGTTATAGAGTTTTCAAAAGAATCTCCTTTGGAaagtgagtgtctgtgtgtgcatgtgtgtgtatgcatgtgtgtgtgtgttgatgatgatgatgatgagataATCCAATAGTAAAAGTAAATTTCATACAGTGTAGACCGTAAGCTTTAGGTTAATGGAAAGAGTTCTGAATTCAATTAGCAAAGAGAAGACATGTCAGAAGAAAGTGAGGGAGATTTTTCACAAGTCAGACAATGTCAATGAGAAATTCATTCTCCTTTTCAGTATAGTGAAATgactgaggggtcctggcccTACCCTAAAAGCCGCAAACATCTGAAATTGAGGCAACAGATGTTAGGAGACTAACATTTTTGACAGCTGAGTGTTCCATTTGTGCAAAGAGTAAACTTTTCTTCAGTTTTCAGCAGACAAAATGTATTCTTTGAACTTATAATTAGCCCTGAAGCAAAAAGAAAGGGAAGTAGAGAATCAGAGACTGATAGCATCGGAAAGGACCGAATCCCTATTTTATAAACGAGGACATTTCAGCCCAGAAAGATGAACTGACTTGCCTTAGGGCTCAGATACTAAATGACTCATGTCATTAACAGAAACATTAGTTACTCCCTCTTATGTTTATGTCCTAGCTCATTATGGAAATATTCTCTAGGCTGTGTGTATCACCACATTCCTTGGCCTCATATtactctgtttttaaattttcttctctgtGGTGGTAACCCTCTCATGCTATTTATTAAAGACCATGTGAAGCAACTAACTCGTTTAAAACAGCATATATGTCAGATGTCAACAAATGAAAGTTTATATTGCAACATAACCAACTTgaatattttctgtttctctgaaacGTTATGGTTTTAATacctcaaacttttttttaactgagAATGATGTGCCTGTACTTTTCTACCAATGATTTTCAACAGTAGAGCTTCTCACAAGGCTTTGTTGGATGCCTAGATTATATAGTCCATTCTcttacaaaaacacaaaaatattcatctCAGTTCTCAGAAATAACTAGCACCACTAACCCCACTCACCcaaaaaacataaaggaaaaggtTATCGTTAAAGTGATGACACGTGGAGAACCCTTGCCTTTGCCTCAGCGTAGTTTGGTGGCACTAGAAGAATATACATGGTGTGACTGTCTCTGCTTTTGTTCTGTGTAGATATCGACCTCTGTGAAAACAGCGTGCAGCGGCACCTCGGGCACACGAACCTCACCTCCGAGCAGCTCCGCAGCCTGATGGAAAGCTTGCCCGGGAAGAAAGTCACAACAGAAGACATCGAGAAAACGACGAAGGCCTGCACATCATCAGGTGAGCAGATCCTGAAGCTGCTCAGCCTGTGGAGGGTCAAGAACGGCGACCAGGACACCCTGAAGGGCCTCATGCACGCACTGAAGCACTTGAAAACGTACCACTTCCCCAAAACGGCCTCCCACAGTCTGAAAAAGACCGTCAGGTTCCTTCACAGCTTCACCATGTACAGACTGTATCAGAAGCTATTTCTAGAAATGATAGGGAACCAGGTCCAGTCAGTGAAAGTAAGCTGCTTATAACGGGAAATGGTCATGGGGCCGTTTCCTCCCCGTGGACCAGATCCGATGGATGAGTAAACTGTTTCTCAGGTTTCTCAGGCACTTGAGGGGGCGCAGtgatttctttctcatcactgaggACTAGATTTGGGCCCAGGGCAAACACAAAAGACTTTGGTATGAAGAAAGAACCAACTTCTCCCCCCAAAattcaaaaaaccccaaatagtTTATCCAACAGACGGATCTGGTCCAGTACCTACTGACTATGTTTTCCTTAATTACTGCTTGAAGTAATTCAACTGGAAATAAGAAACTAGACTTCATTGTGCCTTACTAAGTATGGGAATGTCTAACTTAAATAGCTTTGAGATTTCAGCTGTCTAGAGGCTTTCATCagaaagccatttttttttctgtaaaagtaCTAATATATCTAACACTATTACAGTATTTGCTATTTATATTCATTCAGATATAAGGTTTGTACATATTATCGTCCTACAGGGAAACAGTGTGGacttaattttagaaagaaaaaaatttatatattctgtttattatgacaaatgaaagagataaaatatattttttaatggaaagttTGTAGCATTTCCTAATAGGTACGGCCATTCTTCCTGTGTGGTGTGtttttgtaatataattttacCTATATAAGCTATGATACCATTTTATAGAAAATGCATTATTTAGGTAATTGTTTaatgggtttttttggtttttttgtttaatgttttaaTGTAAATTATCTGAATATTAGATGCGCTGAGAAATTGAATGTACcttatttaaaagattttatgttttagtgtataaacatcattaaagttttcaaattatttttcattgcttttcctcttgtttttatttgaatgGGATATTAATACAtctgcatttttataattttctctgtTCTTATATCATCAGGACCATCTGGGaactgttaaaaatgcagatttctgggcCAATTTATTGGCAAATTTTGGGGAGAAGGGCAGAAACCTGCATGTGTAACGAATTCCCAAAACACTTCTTACATTAAAACTGGAGAACTTTCATGGAAGTATAGatcagagtgtggaatctcagagggaagatgggggaggatgggtgggtgggaggtaatcaaccaaagaccttgaatgcatatatgcatagcccatggacacagacaatagtgtgctgaaggcctggggcagggcaggggcgggctggagggagtcaatggggcgaggggggtggggtggggggggcatatgtaatactttcaataataattattttaaaaaataaagtgagtctcttatagataaaacacacacacacacacacacacacaaaactggaGAACTTCTGAAGTCAAGCTTAACATACAGATGGCGCAAACCACTTATAACTGCTGACACTAGCATTGAGAGGCCAACTATATAAGTTATTTTGGTTGCAAGTTATAAAACCTGACACTACCtagtttaagaaaaaattaattgtaaGGGTGGTGTATTGGGCAGAATGGTGTCCCTTCCCAAATCATTTCACTTcataatccccagaacctgtaaatgttctcttatttagaaaaaggatctttgtagatgtgattaaattaagtaTTTTGAGATGATGATATCCTGGATTTTagatgggccctaaatccaatgacaagtatCTTTACAAGAGACACACAGGCAGAAGAGAAGATGATGtacagacagaggcagagatgggagtgatGTAGCCATGAGAcaagggagctgggggaggcgAAAAAAAGAGTCCCCCCTGGAACCGTGCTGACATCTtggttttggacttctggcctccagtaCTAGGAGAGAATTAATTTCTGTTGTggtaagccacccagtttgtggtaatttgctacAACAGCCACTGGAAACTAATTTGTGTCCAAGCCTCACAAATGTCAGAATTAAGATCACTCTGGCACCATTGTGGGCTGAAGTTCCTACACTATTTTCTGATCTTCCATTTCTGTAGCTTTTAGTTCAAAATTCCAAATTCCCAGGAGAAGAATCCTGGTTGTCCTACATTGGCATAAAGACATGGCCAGTGATGTCTTTATCAGTCGCAGGTCCCAAGAATGGGATATTATGAACAGGGTCTGCTGTCTCCCATCCTTTCCCAGTCTGTGTTCTTTTCTCTCACTTTACCATGACTTAGAATTTAATGTGGccagatcagccctgcctttGTAAAATCAGATCAGTTATGGCTCTTTGACAAAGAGCAGATCCAGGTAGATACTATACAAATCCACAAATCTAGGGAAATAAAAAGCACAGGGGAAGTCAAGAACTCAAACCTGGAGAATCTGAGTCCCAACCTTGCAATACTTGAAGTGGAAAAAAATTGTGGAGAATACATGTTGCAGGTATTATCAGGACAGGTGTTAATAGCCTGCACTCTCCTTTCAGAAGCATCTATTTCCCCACCAAAattcctatctatatatataaaaggctaatatgcaaagtatcccctcaGGAGTTAGACCAGGAGACTGagagttcgattgcttgctatgatgtgcgctgaccaccagggggtggtgtggaacatggtgggtgaccagcgTGGTGGTGGCATgtgggtggcaagggaaggaggaggcggaaaggctgggaggcggggaacctgattggccttgatctctggccaggcctagagaccctacccattcacgaattttgtgcaccaggtctctagtttatgGATAATGAAGTGGCCTACACACATCAGTTAAGTTTCAGAAGAGAAGTTTAAAAGTTAATGATATCAAGTATAAATCATGCAATTGCTAATTTGTTTGGCTTACCTGGCTACTCCTTTGGATTAGGTCTACTTCAAGCTTCTCTTCCAAGGGAGATATAATACATAAGTTCATgtcagtttttctctttttgaacttttaattttgaaattattttagaatcaTTGAAAAAACAGTATAAAGTCCCCATAGTgagctattttataaaatatgccccaaagcagtttgtctgatgtttctcaTGAATAGACTGATGTTATGGGGAAGCATATCACATAGGTGATAGCCCTTCTTACATCAGATGacagaattaatttttatataagatgtGAGATATGTATTTAagtccctttaaaaaatatatatggttatCCAGTTGTTCCAATatgatttgttgaaaagactaggATTTCTCCATTGAATAGCCTTTgtatctttgtaaaaaatcagttGATTATATTTGTGTGGGTATATTTCAGgactccattctgttccatttagTTACAAATTTATCCTTTTACCTATACCACAATGTCTTAATTACTGCCATTTATAGTAAAtcttaatattatttctaatCATTACTCTGTCACTTAGAagcatgtttgtttttcttgctttttgtaTACCTCCTAATATTTGGTTAAAAGGAAACATCTTGTGTAAACCAGTAGAATCTAAGGTATACAGTTTTTACACCTGGATATGGGCACGCCTTACCTTCTGCTAGAATTGTAATGGAAGGCTTTGCATTAATTCAGTTAGTAATTGAactggttgttgttttgttgtttttgctataATTATACTCAGACCTCACAGGTTTAAAATTCCTGTAGCTTGTTTCTAGGGTGGTGGATGTGTATTAGATCAATGCTTGTTTGATTCTGAGTTTTAGGTCTTCCCCTTGAGCTGTGCCTCCAAGAGGTTCTCATTGCACATTCCTGTTCTCCCATTCCTCGTCTTGCAGTGTTTTGCTGTTAGTTGTCATTTGAAGCTTCTTAGCTtcatggtgggggagggaggtgtagTCTCTGTTCTGATTAAGGCTCTTCGGCATGCCTGTGTCCCTGAAGTGTGTGGCTCTTTCAGTTCTCCTGCCCTTTCACCGATACAGTTGTGGGTCCAGCACTTAATCCTGTCCCTTGTCAAAAGAATGGACGTTCCCCACTCTtgttccctttccctggctgcagtGAGTGTTCACCATTACCTTAAAAACAGCACTTTTACAACCCCCTCTCAGATGAATGCTTTTGTTCCTCTGGGTCAggtgttttaatttgaatttagtttttgtgtttgttttctgtcATAATTTTTGAGAATATCACTAATTCTAGCTCCCCACATCCTCCAATTATATACATTCTTCCCAGGAAGAAGCCAGAACTCAGTCAACTGTGTTGCTTAAAGACTTGATGTGAAAGATTCCATGGGAGTTAAAACTATCCTCATGAGTCCAGACCCACTGTCTCCTCTTGTCCATCCAGAAACCTCCACACGTTGTAAAGTATTTCTGGTGAGTTAGTATAATGGACTAAAACATTCAGACCAAGAAATCATTTTGAAATCCTTATTCTGGAGAGCAGTCATGAAAAATATTCTATGAAGTCTTTATTTATATAACCATGCTTTTCTATTCTACCTATTCCATCAAGCATCTTATTCAGTAGACCATCTTCAGTATTTTATTTACATGTTGAAaatctaatttgttaattcagtAAAAAATACTTTTGAGTGCTCAGATCACTCGATTCAAAGCACTTTAAACCCAGTTTTAAGCAAGAGATATAGTGGCAAACCATTACTACTCTCAGGAGCATAatcttaggttgtttccatgtgcTTTTTGTGAAACCATCCCTGTCCAACACATTGGTGTTTATGTTAAG contains:
- the TNFRSF11B gene encoding tumor necrosis factor receptor superfamily member 11B — protein: MNKLLCCALVFLDISIKWTTQEIFPPKYLHYDPDTSRQLMCDKCPPGTYLKQHCTARRKTMCAPCPDNYYTNTWHTSDECLYCNTACKELQYVKQECTRTHNRVCECEEGRYLELEFCLKHRSCPPGFGVLQAGTPERNTVCKRCPDGFFSNETSSTAPCRKHTDCSAFGLLLTQKGNATHDNICSGNSDLTHRCGIDVTLCEEAFFRFAVPTKFTPNWLSVLVDNLPGTKVNAESVERIKRRHSSQEQTFQLLKLWKHQNKDQDMVKKIIQDIDLCENSVQRHLGHTNLTSEQLRSLMESLPGKKVTTEDIEKTTKACTSSGEQILKLLSLWRVKNGDQDTLKGLMHALKHLKTYHFPKTASHSLKKTVRFLHSFTMYRLYQKLFLEMIGNQVQSVKVSCL